One Xiphophorus maculatus strain JP 163 A chromosome 10, X_maculatus-5.0-male, whole genome shotgun sequence genomic region harbors:
- the LOC102231734 gene encoding cytohesin-1-like isoform X3: protein MLPDDLSPEERQELESIRRRKQELLQDIQRLKDEIAEVTSEIENLGLTEERKSMQRNKQMAIGRKKFNMDPTKGIRFLIDSSLLKNTSEDIAQFLYKGEGLNKTAIGDYLGERDEFNIKVLHAFLELHEFTDLNLVQALRQFLWSFRLPGEAQKIDRMMEAFAQRYCHCNPGVFQSTDTCYVLSFAVIMLNTSLHNPNVRDKPSVQRFTAMNRGINDGGDLPEDLLRNLYDSIKNEPFKIPEDDGNDLTHTFFNPDREGWLLKLGGGRVKTWKRRWFILTDNCLYYFEYTTDKEPRGIIPLENLSIREVEDSKKPNCFELFIPNNKYQVIKACKTEADGRVVEGNHTFYRISAPTAEEKDEWIKSIKAAISKDPFYEMLAARKKKVSSLKGL from the exons AGGCTGAAGGATGAGATAGCGGAGGTGACCAGTGAGATTGAAAACCTGGGCCTGACTGAAGAGAG AAAAAGCATGCAGAGGAACAAACAGATGGCCATCGGCCGGAAGAAGTTCAACATGGACCCCACAAAG GGTATTCGCTTCCTGATCGACAGCTCTCTGCTGAAAAACACCAGCGAAGACATCGCTCAGTTTCTCTACAAAGGAGAGGGCCTCAACAAGACGGCCATCGGCGACTATCTGGGGGAGAG AGATGAATTTAACATCAAGGTTCTGCACGCCTTCCTGGAGCTGCACGAGTTCACGGACCTGAACCTGGTCCAGGCGCTGCGGCAGTTCCTGTGGAGCTTCAGGCTGCCGGGCGAGGCCCAGAAGATCGACCGCATGATGGAGGCGTTCGCACAGAGATACTGCCACTGCAACCCGGGCGTGTTTCAGAGCACCG ATACATGTTACGTGTTGTCGTTCGCCGTGATCATGTTGAACACGAGTCTGCACAACCCGAACGTACGAGACAAACCGTCAGTTCAGAGGTTCACTGCCATGAACAGAGGAATCAACGACGGAGGAGATCTGCCTGAGGATCTGCTCAGA AATCTGTACGACAGCATCAAGAATGAACCGTTTAAGATCCCAGAGGATGATGGGAACGACCTCACACACACCTTCTTCAACCCCGACAGAGAAGGCTGGCTGCTAAAACTCGG AGGTGGACGAGTGAAGACCTGGAAGAGACGCTGGTTCATTCTCACAGATAACTGTCTCTACTACTTTGAATACACCACA GATAAGGAACCCAGAGGGATTATTCCACTGGAAAATCTCAGCATCAGAGAAGTTGAAGACTCAAAGAAACcg AACTGCTTCGAGCTTTTCATCCCCAACAACAAATACCAGGTGATCAAAGCCTGCAAGACGGAGGCGGACGGCCGCGTCGTCGAGGGCAACCACACGTTTTACAGGATCTCTGCTCCGACTGCAGAGGAGAAGGACGAGTGGATCAAAAGCATCAA GGCCGCCATCAGCAAAGACCCGTTCTACGAGATGCTGGCGGCTCGGAAGAAGAAAGTTTCATCCCTGAAGGGGCTGTAG
- the LOC102231734 gene encoding cytohesin-1-like isoform X4 — translation MQRNKQMAIGRKKFNMDPTKGIRFLIDSSLLKNTSEDIAQFLYKGEGLNKTAIGDYLGERDEFNIKVLHAFLELHEFTDLNLVQALRQFLWSFRLPGEAQKIDRMMEAFAQRYCHCNPGVFQSTDTCYVLSFAVIMLNTSLHNPNVRDKPSVQRFTAMNRGINDGGDLPEDLLRNLYDSIKNEPFKIPEDDGNDLTHTFFNPDREGWLLKLGGGRVKTWKRRWFILTDNCLYYFEYTTDKEPRGIIPLENLSIREVEDSKKPNCFELFIPNNKYQVIKACKTEADGRVVEGNHTFYRISAPTAEEKDEWIKSIKAAISKDPFYEMLAARKKKVSSLKGL, via the exons ATGCAGAGGAACAAACAGATGGCCATCGGCCGGAAGAAGTTCAACATGGACCCCACAAAG GGTATTCGCTTCCTGATCGACAGCTCTCTGCTGAAAAACACCAGCGAAGACATCGCTCAGTTTCTCTACAAAGGAGAGGGCCTCAACAAGACGGCCATCGGCGACTATCTGGGGGAGAG AGATGAATTTAACATCAAGGTTCTGCACGCCTTCCTGGAGCTGCACGAGTTCACGGACCTGAACCTGGTCCAGGCGCTGCGGCAGTTCCTGTGGAGCTTCAGGCTGCCGGGCGAGGCCCAGAAGATCGACCGCATGATGGAGGCGTTCGCACAGAGATACTGCCACTGCAACCCGGGCGTGTTTCAGAGCACCG ATACATGTTACGTGTTGTCGTTCGCCGTGATCATGTTGAACACGAGTCTGCACAACCCGAACGTACGAGACAAACCGTCAGTTCAGAGGTTCACTGCCATGAACAGAGGAATCAACGACGGAGGAGATCTGCCTGAGGATCTGCTCAGA AATCTGTACGACAGCATCAAGAATGAACCGTTTAAGATCCCAGAGGATGATGGGAACGACCTCACACACACCTTCTTCAACCCCGACAGAGAAGGCTGGCTGCTAAAACTCGG AGGTGGACGAGTGAAGACCTGGAAGAGACGCTGGTTCATTCTCACAGATAACTGTCTCTACTACTTTGAATACACCACA GATAAGGAACCCAGAGGGATTATTCCACTGGAAAATCTCAGCATCAGAGAAGTTGAAGACTCAAAGAAACcg AACTGCTTCGAGCTTTTCATCCCCAACAACAAATACCAGGTGATCAAAGCCTGCAAGACGGAGGCGGACGGCCGCGTCGTCGAGGGCAACCACACGTTTTACAGGATCTCTGCTCCGACTGCAGAGGAGAAGGACGAGTGGATCAAAAGCATCAA GGCCGCCATCAGCAAAGACCCGTTCTACGAGATGCTGGCGGCTCGGAAGAAGAAAGTTTCATCCCTGAAGGGGCTGTAG
- the LOC102231734 gene encoding cytohesin-1-like isoform X2, producing the protein MVLKSEDGVVPDDLSPEERQELESIRRRKQELLQDIQRLKDEIAEVTSEIENLGLTEERKSMQRNKQMAIGRKKFNMDPTKGIRFLIDSSLLKNTSEDIAQFLYKGEGLNKTAIGDYLGERDEFNIKVLHAFLELHEFTDLNLVQALRQFLWSFRLPGEAQKIDRMMEAFAQRYCHCNPGVFQSTDTCYVLSFAVIMLNTSLHNPNVRDKPSVQRFTAMNRGINDGGDLPEDLLRNLYDSIKNEPFKIPEDDGNDLTHTFFNPDREGWLLKLGGGRVKTWKRRWFILTDNCLYYFEYTTDKEPRGIIPLENLSIREVEDSKKPNCFELFIPNNKYQVIKACKTEADGRVVEGNHTFYRISAPTAEEKDEWIKSIKAAISKDPFYEMLAARKKKVSSLKGL; encoded by the exons AGGCTGAAGGATGAGATAGCGGAGGTGACCAGTGAGATTGAAAACCTGGGCCTGACTGAAGAGAG AAAAAGCATGCAGAGGAACAAACAGATGGCCATCGGCCGGAAGAAGTTCAACATGGACCCCACAAAG GGTATTCGCTTCCTGATCGACAGCTCTCTGCTGAAAAACACCAGCGAAGACATCGCTCAGTTTCTCTACAAAGGAGAGGGCCTCAACAAGACGGCCATCGGCGACTATCTGGGGGAGAG AGATGAATTTAACATCAAGGTTCTGCACGCCTTCCTGGAGCTGCACGAGTTCACGGACCTGAACCTGGTCCAGGCGCTGCGGCAGTTCCTGTGGAGCTTCAGGCTGCCGGGCGAGGCCCAGAAGATCGACCGCATGATGGAGGCGTTCGCACAGAGATACTGCCACTGCAACCCGGGCGTGTTTCAGAGCACCG ATACATGTTACGTGTTGTCGTTCGCCGTGATCATGTTGAACACGAGTCTGCACAACCCGAACGTACGAGACAAACCGTCAGTTCAGAGGTTCACTGCCATGAACAGAGGAATCAACGACGGAGGAGATCTGCCTGAGGATCTGCTCAGA AATCTGTACGACAGCATCAAGAATGAACCGTTTAAGATCCCAGAGGATGATGGGAACGACCTCACACACACCTTCTTCAACCCCGACAGAGAAGGCTGGCTGCTAAAACTCGG AGGTGGACGAGTGAAGACCTGGAAGAGACGCTGGTTCATTCTCACAGATAACTGTCTCTACTACTTTGAATACACCACA GATAAGGAACCCAGAGGGATTATTCCACTGGAAAATCTCAGCATCAGAGAAGTTGAAGACTCAAAGAAACcg AACTGCTTCGAGCTTTTCATCCCCAACAACAAATACCAGGTGATCAAAGCCTGCAAGACGGAGGCGGACGGCCGCGTCGTCGAGGGCAACCACACGTTTTACAGGATCTCTGCTCCGACTGCAGAGGAGAAGGACGAGTGGATCAAAAGCATCAA GGCCGCCATCAGCAAAGACCCGTTCTACGAGATGCTGGCGGCTCGGAAGAAGAAAGTTTCATCCCTGAAGGGGCTGTAG